The following proteins are co-located in the Aurantiacibacter atlanticus genome:
- a CDS encoding class I SAM-dependent methyltransferase: MVLRLYASAMAAQPPTTPPRIFSTQRRHDRRHRALAMQDRPDAASFMVDEMVADVLERLAFLRHEPGRSLIIGDSSGVLARQLGGEVITADIAGARMIDLEAPFPISGFDFIAVLGLLDTVNDLPGALIHIRHALSPGGLAITSFPAAGSLPVLRGAIMAAEPDRPAARMHPLVDSRAGAQLLQRAGWKDPVVDTYELTVRYRKMARLVEDLREQGLGNVLASPAPPLGKAALERASNAFMAEADDDGRVSERFTFLTLSGRRSLGGT; the protein is encoded by the coding sequence ATGGTGCTCCGCCTGTACGCAAGCGCAATGGCCGCGCAACCACCAACTACCCCGCCCCGCATATTCTCGACACAGCGTCGCCATGATCGGCGCCATCGGGCATTGGCCATGCAGGACCGGCCCGATGCAGCCAGTTTCATGGTGGATGAAATGGTTGCCGATGTGCTCGAACGGCTTGCCTTCCTGCGACATGAGCCGGGCAGATCGCTAATTATCGGCGATAGTTCTGGGGTTTTGGCGCGGCAGCTTGGAGGTGAGGTAATCACAGCCGACATTGCAGGCGCCCGCATGATCGATCTTGAAGCGCCTTTTCCGATTTCGGGCTTTGATTTTATCGCCGTGCTCGGCCTGCTCGACACGGTGAATGATCTGCCGGGCGCGCTCATCCATATTCGCCACGCGCTTTCGCCCGGCGGGCTTGCCATAACCAGTTTTCCAGCGGCAGGGTCCTTGCCAGTGCTGCGCGGGGCGATAATGGCGGCTGAACCGGACAGGCCTGCTGCCCGCATGCACCCGCTTGTCGATAGCCGTGCGGGCGCGCAATTACTCCAGCGTGCGGGCTGGAAGGATCCCGTAGTCGATACCTATGAACTGACGGTGCGCTATCGCAAAATGGCTAGGCTGGTGGAGGATCTGCGCGAACAGGGACTTGGCAATGTGCTTGCATCGCCGGCTCCGCCATTGGGCAAAGCTGCACTAGAGCGTGCCAGCAATGCCTTCATGGCGGAGGCGGACGATGACGGGCGCGTGAGTGAGCGCTTCACCTTCCTCACACTCAGCGGGCGTCGTTCACTCGGCGGAACGTAA
- a CDS encoding ComF family protein — MQHSHSMPVSRIISETFAPLVDLVYPPRCPLCGEGLAEQRGLCASCWGELAIPGEPNCRLCQRPFDSSSSHAIKTCAPCLEQPPLHDGIAAGTLYNDAARRLVLSFKHGNKIALAPMLARLIAARLPETDGDWLTVPVPLHRFRLWRRGFNQSALLARELGRMGRAKPMVDGLLRTRATPALGSLGKAQRARTMEGVIAINPRRMDQIKDAKILLVDDVLTSGATSGACVSTLKQAGASKVVIACFSRVLDEALEA; from the coding sequence ATGCAGCATAGCCATTCAATGCCGGTTTCCCGCATCATTTCAGAAACCTTTGCGCCCCTGGTGGACCTTGTTTACCCGCCACGTTGCCCATTATGCGGAGAAGGGCTTGCTGAACAAAGGGGCCTGTGTGCCAGCTGCTGGGGCGAACTCGCCATTCCGGGGGAGCCGAATTGCCGCCTGTGCCAGCGCCCCTTTGACAGTAGTTCAAGCCACGCGATCAAAACCTGCGCACCTTGCCTTGAACAACCGCCGCTGCATGACGGGATTGCCGCGGGCACACTCTATAACGACGCCGCACGGCGGCTTGTGCTGTCATTCAAACATGGCAACAAGATTGCGCTTGCCCCCATGCTCGCACGATTGATCGCTGCGCGGCTTCCGGAAACGGACGGGGATTGGCTGACGGTGCCTGTGCCGCTGCATCGCTTTCGCCTGTGGCGGCGTGGTTTCAACCAATCGGCATTGCTGGCGCGGGAGCTCGGCAGGATGGGGAGGGCGAAGCCAATGGTGGACGGATTATTGCGCACGCGCGCGACCCCGGCGTTGGGAAGCCTTGGCAAGGCACAGCGAGCCAGGACGATGGAAGGCGTCATCGCCATTAATCCAAGGCGGATGGATCAGATAAAGGACGCAAAAATTCTGCTGGTGGATGATGTCCTGACAAGCGGCGCGACAAGCGGTGCATGTGTCAGCACATTGAAGCAAGCCGGCGCCAGCAAAGTGGTGATTGCCTGCTTTTCCCGCGTTCTGGATGAAGCATTAGAGGCATAG
- the ppdK gene encoding pyruvate, phosphate dikinase: MKTVYNFGGDADYSDPRQKDKTVTGGKGANLAEMAGIGLPVPPGFTITTEESLSYLTRGEAFSDKLRADVAASLAHVERAVGKRFGDPEDPLLVSVRSGARVSMPGMMDTVLNLGLNDVTVEGLAANSGHSRFAWDSYRRFIQMYSDVVLELDHGLFEEALEIAKEDRGYFTDVEMEADDWQKLVGQFKTIVEQERGEPFPQDVHEQLWGAIAAVFESWESDRAKVYRRLNSIPAGWGTAVNVQAMVFGNMGETSATGVAFTRDPSTGERTYYGEWLVNAQGEDVVAGIRTPQYLTKARREAAGADLPSMEEAMPEAYGELARVFDLLETHYRDMQDIEFTVQQGKLWMLQTRSGKRTAKAALKMAVDMADEGLIDQETAILRVDPMALDQLLHPTLDPDAERDVLGKGLPASPGAASGKIVLDADTAELWSNRDESVILVRVETSPEDIHGMHAAKGILTARGGMTSHAAVVARGMGRPCVSGASAVSIKLDERTLRIGDREFKEGDIITLDGATGEIMAGQVPTIEPELAGDFGVLMDWADKHRRMGVRTNAETPDDCRTARGFGAEGIGLCRTEHMFFDAGRISAVRAMILADDESGRRAALHRLLPEQRGDFAEIFRTMTGLPCTIRLLDPPLHEFMPTRDEEFEELSESLSVGVDHLKRRAAELHEFNPMLGHRGCRLGITFPEIYEMQARAIFEAACEVTAEGGDPVVPEVMIPLVATRRELEILRELVDRVAEEVFTEQGRTLDYLVGTMIELPRAALMAGEIAQEARFFSFGTNDLTQTALGVSRDDAGRFLAPYVDKGIYAKDPFVSLDIDGVGQLVELAAERGRATTPDIKLGICGEHGGDPESIAFCEKVGLDYVSASPYRVPIARLAAAQAALRSAE, translated from the coding sequence ATGAAGACTGTCTATAATTTCGGTGGTGACGCGGATTATTCCGATCCGCGGCAAAAGGACAAAACAGTAACCGGGGGCAAGGGTGCAAACCTTGCTGAAATGGCGGGTATTGGCCTGCCGGTTCCTCCGGGCTTCACCATAACTACCGAGGAATCCCTCAGCTATCTGACCCGTGGTGAGGCTTTTTCAGATAAGCTGCGCGCCGATGTGGCAGCTTCGCTTGCTCATGTGGAGCGCGCCGTTGGTAAGCGGTTCGGTGATCCTGAAGATCCCTTGCTTGTCTCTGTCCGTTCAGGTGCGCGTGTATCCATGCCAGGCATGATGGATACCGTTCTCAATCTCGGTCTCAATGATGTGACGGTAGAGGGGCTGGCCGCCAATTCCGGGCATTCGCGCTTTGCGTGGGACAGCTACCGCCGCTTTATCCAGATGTATTCCGACGTCGTCCTGGAGCTCGATCACGGCCTTTTCGAAGAAGCGCTGGAGATTGCCAAGGAAGACCGCGGCTATTTCACTGACGTCGAAATGGAAGCGGATGATTGGCAGAAACTGGTCGGCCAATTCAAGACGATCGTCGAACAGGAACGCGGAGAGCCTTTTCCGCAGGACGTTCATGAACAGCTATGGGGCGCCATCGCCGCGGTATTTGAGAGCTGGGAAAGCGACAGGGCCAAGGTCTATCGTCGATTGAATTCCATTCCCGCTGGCTGGGGCACAGCGGTCAATGTGCAGGCCATGGTGTTTGGTAATATGGGTGAAACAAGCGCCACGGGGGTCGCTTTCACCCGTGATCCTTCGACCGGCGAACGCACCTATTACGGTGAATGGTTGGTCAATGCGCAGGGCGAGGACGTTGTCGCCGGCATTCGCACGCCGCAATATCTCACCAAGGCACGGCGCGAGGCTGCAGGGGCCGATCTGCCAAGCATGGAAGAAGCCATGCCCGAAGCTTATGGCGAACTTGCCCGCGTTTTTGATCTGCTTGAAACCCATTATCGTGACATGCAGGATATCGAATTTACCGTGCAGCAGGGCAAGCTGTGGATGCTGCAAACCCGTTCAGGGAAACGCACCGCCAAGGCCGCGCTGAAGATGGCTGTCGACATGGCAGATGAAGGTCTGATCGATCAGGAGACAGCGATTTTGCGGGTGGACCCGATGGCGCTCGACCAGCTGCTGCACCCGACGCTTGATCCCGATGCCGAGCGCGATGTGCTGGGCAAGGGCCTCCCGGCCTCGCCAGGTGCTGCTTCGGGCAAGATAGTACTTGATGCGGACACGGCAGAACTGTGGTCCAATCGTGACGAATCCGTGATTCTCGTTCGGGTGGAAACAAGCCCGGAAGATATTCACGGCATGCACGCGGCCAAGGGTATTCTTACCGCACGTGGCGGCATGACGTCGCATGCAGCCGTGGTCGCGCGCGGCATGGGACGCCCCTGTGTATCGGGTGCGTCGGCGGTCTCGATCAAGCTTGATGAGCGCACCTTGCGCATTGGCGATCGTGAATTCAAGGAAGGCGATATCATCACGCTGGACGGCGCAACGGGCGAAATCATGGCAGGGCAGGTCCCCACTATAGAGCCTGAACTTGCCGGCGATTTCGGCGTGCTGATGGATTGGGCAGACAAGCATCGCCGGATGGGTGTGCGCACAAATGCCGAAACTCCTGACGATTGCCGCACCGCTCGCGGCTTCGGTGCCGAGGGCATTGGTCTGTGCCGGACAGAGCATATGTTCTTCGACGCCGGCAGGATCAGCGCCGTACGCGCCATGATCCTGGCCGATGATGAAAGCGGACGACGAGCAGCTCTCCATCGCCTGCTGCCTGAACAGCGTGGCGATTTTGCCGAGATTTTCCGCACTATGACGGGTCTGCCGTGCACGATCCGCCTGCTCGATCCGCCATTGCATGAATTTATGCCGACCCGGGACGAGGAGTTCGAAGAACTTTCCGAAAGCCTGAGCGTGGGTGTCGATCACCTTAAACGACGTGCCGCGGAATTACATGAATTCAACCCGATGCTGGGCCATCGCGGATGCCGTTTGGGCATTACATTCCCCGAAATATATGAAATGCAGGCGCGCGCCATTTTCGAAGCCGCGTGCGAAGTTACCGCTGAAGGCGGCGATCCTGTCGTTCCCGAAGTCATGATTCCGCTTGTCGCCACACGCCGGGAACTGGAAATCCTGCGTGAATTGGTTGATCGTGTCGCGGAAGAAGTGTTCACCGAACAGGGTCGCACACTCGATTATCTCGTCGGTACGATGATCGAATTACCCCGCGCTGCACTGATGGCAGGCGAAATCGCGCAGGAAGCACGCTTTTTCTCCTTCGGTACAAATGATTTGACGCAAACCGCGCTTGGCGTCAGCCGCGATGATGCGGGCCGTTTTCTTGCGCCTTACGTCGACAAGGGCATTTACGCGAAGGATCCCTTCGTCAGCCTCGACATAGACGGGGTGGGCCAACTGGTTGAACTCGCGGCAGAGCGGGGCAGGGCAACAACGCCGGACATCAAGCTGGGCATTTGCGGCGAACATGGCGGCGATCCGGAAAGCATCGCCTTCTGCGAGAAAGTTGGCCTCGATTATGTCAGCGCCAGCCCTTATCGCGTCCCTATCGCAAGGCTGGCAGCAGCACAGGCCGCATTACGTTCCGCCGAGTGA
- the glyS gene encoding glycine--tRNA ligase subunit beta, with product MSDFLLELRCEEIPARMQAGARAELEKLLRRQMDAAGVSIKDLTIWSTPRRLALIARDLPEATKAVSEEAKGPPVGAPDQAVDGFCRKIGIMREQLETRDVKGRATYFAVKNVPGRAMTELLADAVPAIIRDFSWPKSMRWGEASISTESTRWVRPLSGIVAILGEELVPFTSGGIASGYVTHGHRFHCPGEITIGSADDYVEKLRACHVIVDHEERQNMIRDVAAKVATEAGLRLVEDEGLVIENAGLTEWPVPLLGRFDEDFLDVPSEVIQLTARVNQKYFVCEDASGNLANAFICTANIDAEDPALVVNGNRKVLAARLSDARFFWELDQKTPLCDQAKKLDRITFHEKLGSVADKVDRVAKLAVWLVEEGIVDGADPDLTEQAAMLSKADLVTEMVGEFPELQGLMGGYYARAEGLPKEVADAIRDHYKPVRQSDEVPTASVTVAISLADKLDTIAGFFMKLMKPTGSKDPFGLRRAAIGTLGIVTKNTLRGELTSWLAKARENYIEQGIKDEPGSAQPSESVRESIESVVDIFDGRYMDDVRDFVIDRLKVQQREAGVRHDLIDAVFALGGEEDIVRLLARVQALQAFIDTDNGTNLLAAYKRAANILKKEDWHGIEGEISRTGEEDPLSQVDNPDMAAVIAAKMADRHTAELSYTPEPAEQAVIKALDAAGPQADAAIAAEDFAAAMSALASLRAPIDAFFEDVTVNDDNTDKRAARLDLLARFRDAVHNVADFSKIEG from the coding sequence ATGAGCGACTTTCTCCTGGAACTGCGCTGTGAGGAAATTCCTGCCCGGATGCAGGCCGGCGCGCGGGCAGAGCTGGAAAAGCTGTTACGCCGTCAAATGGATGCCGCTGGCGTTTCCATCAAGGACCTAACCATCTGGTCAACTCCGCGCCGCCTTGCGCTGATCGCGCGCGATCTGCCTGAAGCGACGAAGGCAGTGAGCGAAGAGGCAAAGGGCCCGCCAGTCGGCGCGCCCGATCAGGCCGTGGACGGTTTCTGCCGCAAGATCGGCATTATGCGCGAACAACTTGAAACCCGCGATGTGAAGGGCCGCGCGACTTATTTTGCGGTGAAGAATGTGCCGGGCCGCGCGATGACGGAATTACTGGCAGATGCCGTTCCGGCGATCATCCGCGATTTCTCATGGCCAAAATCCATGCGCTGGGGCGAAGCATCAATCAGCACTGAAAGCACGCGCTGGGTCAGGCCCCTGTCGGGCATTGTCGCGATATTGGGTGAAGAACTTGTGCCGTTCACGTCGGGCGGCATCGCGAGCGGTTATGTAACGCATGGCCATCGCTTCCATTGTCCGGGTGAGATCACCATCGGTTCGGCAGATGATTATGTCGAAAAGCTGCGCGCCTGTCACGTGATCGTAGATCATGAAGAACGTCAGAATATGATTCGTGATGTCGCGGCGAAAGTTGCCACAGAAGCGGGGCTCAGGCTGGTAGAAGATGAAGGCCTGGTTATTGAAAACGCCGGCTTGACCGAATGGCCCGTGCCGCTGCTGGGGCGGTTTGACGAGGATTTCCTCGATGTCCCGTCTGAGGTTATCCAGCTTACCGCGCGTGTGAACCAGAAATATTTCGTATGCGAGGATGCCAGCGGCAATCTGGCCAACGCCTTTATCTGCACCGCCAATATTGATGCAGAAGACCCCGCCCTGGTGGTGAATGGCAACCGCAAGGTCCTCGCCGCACGCCTTTCTGATGCGCGCTTCTTCTGGGAGCTAGATCAGAAAACGCCCCTGTGCGATCAGGCAAAGAAGCTGGATCGCATTACCTTCCACGAGAAGCTGGGCAGCGTGGCCGATAAGGTGGACCGGGTGGCAAAGCTGGCGGTCTGGCTGGTAGAAGAAGGTATCGTCGATGGCGCTGATCCCGACCTAACCGAGCAGGCCGCAATGCTCTCAAAGGCCGATCTCGTAACCGAAATGGTCGGCGAATTTCCAGAACTCCAGGGATTGATGGGCGGCTACTATGCCCGCGCTGAAGGTCTGCCGAAAGAGGTGGCTGACGCGATCCGCGATCATTACAAGCCGGTAAGGCAGAGCGATGAAGTGCCGACTGCTTCTGTGACGGTGGCGATCTCATTAGCCGACAAACTGGATACGATTGCAGGCTTCTTCATGAAGCTCATGAAGCCTACCGGATCGAAGGATCCCTTTGGATTGAGGCGGGCCGCTATCGGCACTCTAGGTATCGTCACAAAGAATACATTGAGAGGTGAACTCACCTCATGGTTAGCGAAGGCTCGTGAAAACTATATCGAGCAAGGGATCAAGGACGAACCTGGATCAGCGCAGCCGAGTGAAAGTGTTAGAGAATCTATCGAGTCTGTCGTCGATATTTTTGATGGGAGATATATGGACGATGTCAGGGATTTTGTTATCGATCGCCTCAAAGTCCAACAGCGCGAAGCAGGCGTCCGTCACGATCTGATCGACGCTGTCTTCGCGCTTGGCGGAGAGGAAGATATCGTTCGCTTGCTTGCCCGCGTCCAAGCTCTCCAAGCTTTTATCGACACTGACAACGGCACAAACCTGCTCGCTGCCTACAAGCGTGCGGCCAATATTCTCAAGAAAGAAGACTGGCACGGGATTGAGGGCGAAATATCGCGGACGGGCGAGGAAGACCCCTTAAGCCAGGTGGACAATCCCGATATGGCGGCAGTTATCGCTGCAAAAATGGCTGATCGCCATACGGCGGAGTTATCCTACACGCCCGAGCCTGCCGAACAGGCGGTAATCAAGGCGCTTGATGCTGCCGGGCCGCAGGCGGATGCTGCGATTGCGGCTGAAGATTTCGCCGCTGCAATGTCCGCACTTGCCAGCCTGCGCGCTCCCATAGATGCTTTTTTCGAGGACGTTACTGTCAATGATGACAATACTGATAAGCGCGCGGCCCGATTAGACTTGCTTGCACGCTTTCGGGACGCAGTCCACAATGTTGCAGATTTCTCAAAAATTGAAGGTTAG
- the cysK gene encoding cysteine synthase A — MKFDNVLQSIGNTPHIRLSRLFPDHEVWVKSERANPGGSIKDRIALAMVEAAEKSGDLKPGGTIVEPTSGNTGIGLAMVAAVKGYKLVLVMPESMSLERRRLMLAYGASFDLTPKEKGMKGAIERAAELVGQLDGGWLPQQFDNPANTEIHAQTTAREILHDFTDDPIDVLITGVGTGGHLTGCAEVLKKSWTDMKAFAVEPELSPVISGGQPGPHPIQGIGAGFIPGNLHTQAIDGAIKVDAEAAKDMARRCAAEEGLLVGISSGATLAAINAKLKELEEGTRVLGFNYDTGERYLSVPNFLPAE; from the coding sequence ATGAAATTCGACAATGTCCTGCAATCCATCGGCAATACACCGCACATCCGCTTGTCTCGGCTGTTCCCAGACCATGAAGTCTGGGTGAAAAGTGAGCGGGCAAACCCCGGCGGATCAATCAAGGATCGTATCGCTCTCGCCATGGTTGAAGCGGCCGAGAAATCGGGTGACCTCAAGCCCGGTGGCACGATCGTAGAGCCGACGAGCGGCAACACCGGCATCGGTCTGGCAATGGTCGCAGCGGTGAAGGGATACAAGCTCGTGCTTGTCATGCCTGAAAGCATGAGCCTTGAACGCCGCCGGCTGATGCTGGCCTATGGCGCGAGTTTCGATCTCACGCCTAAGGAAAAAGGCATGAAAGGCGCGATAGAACGCGCTGCAGAGCTTGTCGGCCAACTGGATGGCGGATGGTTGCCGCAACAGTTCGACAATCCGGCCAACACCGAAATTCATGCCCAGACGACGGCACGCGAAATTCTGCATGACTTCACTGATGATCCCATCGATGTATTGATTACCGGCGTGGGCACTGGCGGCCATCTGACCGGCTGCGCGGAAGTTCTCAAGAAGAGCTGGACCGACATGAAGGCATTTGCTGTTGAGCCCGAGCTTTCGCCCGTCATTTCGGGCGGCCAGCCAGGCCCGCACCCGATCCAGGGTATCGGCGCAGGCTTCATTCCCGGAAATCTCCACACTCAGGCTATCGACGGTGCGATTAAGGTCGATGCAGAAGCGGCCAAGGACATGGCCCGCCGCTGCGCTGCGGAAGAGGGTCTGCTGGTGGGCATTAGTTCAGGGGCAACCCTGGCGGCCATTAATGCCAAGCTGAAAGAGCTGGAAGAGGGAACGCGCGTACTCGGTTTCAATTACGATACCGGCGAGCGTTACCTGTCCGTGCCTAATTTCCTTCCTGCTGAATAA
- the tyrS gene encoding tyrosine--tRNA ligase, whose amino-acid sequence MTTFKSDLLQLLHERGHVHQLTDSSGLDALAARQTVTAYVGFDPTAASLHIGNLASIMLLRRVQQAGHRPIVVMGGGTAKIGDPSGKDETRQMMTDERLASNIASIKGSFERMLQFGDGPKDALLVNNDDWLSKLGYIEMLRDVGPHFTVNRMLTFDSVKLRLDREQPLTFLEFNYMILQAYDFLKLARDYDCTLQLGGSDQWGNIVNGIELGRRIDGRELYGVTAPLITRADGSKMGKSVTGAVWLNEDALPAYDFWQYWRNTDDRDVGRFLRLFTDLDRVEIARLESLEGSEINHAKAVLADEVTKLVRGSEAAASARATAEQTFAGGGLGDDLPVLAIPAEGMRVGAALTALGFTASNGEAKRKIAEGAVKLDDQPVSDAGFMIAPPAQGQDIRISIGKKRHAILRPA is encoded by the coding sequence ATGACGACGTTCAAATCAGATTTGCTGCAACTTCTGCACGAGCGCGGCCATGTCCATCAGTTAACCGATTCTTCGGGACTGGATGCCCTAGCGGCGCGACAGACCGTGACCGCATACGTCGGCTTTGATCCCACGGCTGCTTCGCTGCACATCGGCAACCTTGCTTCGATCATGCTTTTGCGCCGTGTCCAGCAGGCCGGTCACCGCCCGATCGTGGTGATGGGTGGCGGCACCGCAAAGATTGGCGATCCGTCCGGCAAGGATGAAACCCGCCAGATGATGACTGATGAAAGGCTCGCCAGCAACATTGCCTCTATCAAGGGCAGCTTTGAACGGATGCTGCAATTTGGCGATGGTCCGAAGGATGCCCTTCTGGTCAATAATGACGACTGGCTGAGCAAGCTGGGCTATATTGAAATGCTGCGCGATGTCGGCCCGCATTTCACCGTAAACCGGATGTTGACGTTCGATTCGGTGAAGTTGCGCCTTGATCGCGAACAGCCGCTTACATTTCTCGAATTCAATTACATGATCCTGCAGGCCTATGACTTTCTGAAACTGGCGCGCGATTACGATTGCACCTTGCAATTGGGTGGCAGCGATCAGTGGGGCAATATCGTCAACGGTATCGAACTGGGCCGGCGAATCGATGGGCGAGAGCTTTATGGCGTTACCGCGCCGCTCATCACCCGTGCGGACGGCTCTAAAATGGGCAAATCTGTGACAGGTGCGGTGTGGCTGAATGAAGACGCTCTGCCAGCCTATGATTTCTGGCAATATTGGCGCAACACCGATGATCGCGATGTGGGCCGCTTCCTGCGCTTGTTCACCGATCTTGATCGGGTTGAAATCGCGCGACTCGAATCCCTTGAAGGAAGTGAAATCAATCACGCCAAGGCCGTGCTGGCAGACGAGGTGACAAAGCTGGTTCGTGGTAGCGAAGCGGCGGCATCCGCCCGCGCCACTGCAGAGCAGACTTTCGCTGGCGGCGGCTTGGGGGACGATCTGCCCGTGCTGGCTATTCCTGCCGAGGGGATGCGAGTGGGTGCGGCACTTACCGCGCTGGGCTTCACCGCTTCCAATGGCGAGGCCAAGCGCAAAATCGCTGAAGGTGCGGTAAAGCTCGACGATCAACCGGTGAGCGATGCAGGGTTCATGATCGCACCACCTGCCCAAGGGCAGGACATACGCATCAGCATCGGCAAGAAACGCCACGCGATTCTTCGTCCGGCATAG
- the hisI gene encoding phosphoribosyl-AMP cyclohydrolase: MQLTYLFGKAQTISTDTTSPHDAEREHGTSFMPKFDAGGLLCAIVQHVATGEILMVAFMDAEALNATRQTGIAHFHSRSRGTLWKKGESSGNILEVQEILVDCDQDALVLRVSPAGPACHTGARSCFYRLLENGELKQI, translated from the coding sequence ATGCAACTCACTTATCTCTTCGGAAAGGCCCAGACCATCTCTACTGACACAACTTCTCCGCATGATGCCGAACGCGAACACGGAACCAGCTTCATGCCCAAATTCGATGCTGGCGGTTTGCTCTGCGCAATTGTGCAGCACGTTGCCACAGGCGAAATCCTGATGGTTGCCTTCATGGATGCAGAAGCGCTCAACGCAACCCGGCAGACAGGGATTGCCCACTTCCATTCACGCAGCAGGGGAACACTTTGGAAGAAGGGCGAGAGTTCAGGCAATATCCTGGAAGTGCAGGAGATATTGGTAGATTGCGATCAGGATGCGCTTGTCCTCAGGGTCTCACCGGCCGGCCCGGCTTGCCACACCGGCGCGCGCAGTTGTTTTTATCGGCTTCTGGAAAATGGTGAACTCAAACAGATTTAG
- a CDS encoding MFS transporter, translated as MNTASHPFRVANYRAFWLSRLTLTLAQYSMLLIIGWQTYNLARDSGMSVGESAGQLALIGLLQFIPLLLLTPFSGLAADRFDRRNLGRLTILLQLMCGVTLAALTWSDRIDLPVLYTVAVVLGISRAFAGPALAALAPNLVPAAILPNAIALSSIAWQVGMIVGPAVGGVLYEVAPPLPYAAASALFIVSMIALSAVGDVPRGSPRSTDRPIRQIRDGLSYVVRNKMVLGAITLDLFAVFLAGATALFPVYARDILHVGATGLSQLAMAPAVGAALTALWFSFHPLKNNVGPKMLWSVAVFGAATIVFGVSTSMPLSLAMLFIIGAADMFSVYIRQSLIQLHTPDDKRGRVSAVSQMTIGASNEFGDFFSGSLAYLIGPVAAVVAGGAGAIITVAAWAKIFPVLRTTRTFDPPEELLITEPNDPLNETAKRGPES; from the coding sequence GTGAATACTGCATCGCACCCCTTTCGCGTCGCCAATTACCGCGCTTTCTGGCTTTCCCGCCTGACATTGACGCTGGCGCAATACTCCATGCTGCTGATCATCGGTTGGCAGACGTATAATCTGGCGCGCGATAGCGGAATGAGCGTGGGTGAATCCGCAGGTCAACTGGCCCTGATCGGGCTGCTCCAATTTATCCCGCTCCTTCTGTTGACTCCGTTCAGCGGATTGGCGGCAGATCGCTTTGATCGCCGCAATCTCGGGCGGTTGACGATTCTCCTGCAATTAATGTGCGGTGTAACCCTTGCGGCGCTGACCTGGAGCGATCGCATAGACTTGCCCGTCCTTTATACGGTGGCGGTCGTGCTGGGTATCTCCCGCGCCTTTGCAGGCCCGGCACTTGCTGCTCTCGCCCCGAACCTCGTGCCTGCTGCAATCCTGCCTAACGCCATCGCGCTGTCATCCATCGCCTGGCAGGTCGGGATGATCGTCGGTCCGGCGGTAGGAGGCGTACTGTATGAAGTAGCGCCCCCCCTGCCTTATGCCGCGGCGTCAGCGCTTTTTATTGTTTCGATGATCGCTCTATCCGCAGTGGGTGATGTTCCCCGCGGGTCCCCTCGTAGCACTGACAGACCGATCCGCCAGATCCGCGACGGCTTGAGCTATGTCGTGCGCAATAAAATGGTTCTCGGCGCGATTACGCTGGATTTGTTCGCTGTATTCCTTGCCGGCGCGACTGCGCTTTTTCCCGTCTATGCCCGAGACATATTGCATGTCGGCGCGACCGGGTTGAGCCAGCTTGCCATGGCGCCCGCCGTTGGCGCGGCCTTGACCGCGCTCTGGTTCTCCTTCCACCCGCTTAAAAACAATGTCGGTCCCAAGATGCTGTGGTCAGTGGCGGTTTTTGGCGCTGCGACAATCGTCTTTGGCGTCTCCACCTCGATGCCGCTCAGTCTCGCTATGCTCTTCATCATCGGCGCGGCGGATATGTTCAGCGTGTATATTCGCCAGTCATTGATCCAGTTGCATACCCCCGATGACAAGCGTGGCCGCGTATCGGCAGTTTCTCAGATGACGATCGGTGCGAGTAATGAATTCGGCGATTTCTTCTCCGGTAGCCTCGCCTATCTCATCGGGCCTGTGGCTGCGGTGGTCGCAGGAGGTGCGGGCGCCATCATTACAGTAGCGGCATGGGCAAAAATATTTCCCGTTTTGCGGACTACTCGGACCTTCGATCCACCTGAAGAGTTGCTAATAACAGAACCCAATGACCCATTGAATGAAACCGCGAAGAGGGGGCCTGAATCATGA
- a CDS encoding PilZ domain-containing protein — translation MSGGAQLSVTDMRRASRHPVDFTVIAEHLMHGDVKLHVANISAHGFMIDHAENISRGDRLIIRLPIVGRIEAYCIWVAQDRAGFQFERIIRLDDFQAMMKEMQPNPALRRRG, via the coding sequence ATGTCAGGTGGCGCACAACTGTCCGTAACCGATATGCGCAGAGCGTCGCGTCATCCGGTCGATTTCACCGTGATTGCGGAGCATCTGATGCATGGCGATGTGAAATTGCATGTTGCGAATATTTCCGCGCATGGGTTCATGATCGACCATGCCGAAAATATCAGTCGCGGCGATCGGCTTATCATCCGCTTGCCTATCGTTGGCCGCATAGAAGCCTATTGCATCTGGGTGGCGCAGGATCGCGCCGGTTTCCAGTTTGAACGAATCATCCGGCTCGACGATTTTCAGGCGATGATGAAGGAAATGCAGCCCAATCCAGCCCTTCGCCGTCGCGGCTAG